In Candidatus Woesearchaeota archaeon, the following are encoded in one genomic region:
- a CDS encoding GIY-YIG nuclease family protein, producing MEDYIIYFALNPQENAIKIGRTKNLDSRLSTLQTGNIHKLRLIAKLPNVSASFESHIHDMCKAYHKRGEWFSIEALDHLLKHPFYSSEIELLKSK from the coding sequence ATGGAAGATTATATTATTTATTTTGCACTAAACCCACAAGAAAATGCTATCAAGATAGGTCGTACCAAAAATCTTGATAGTCGTTTATCTACCCTACAGACAGGGAATATTCATAAACTTAGACTAATAGCAAAACTCCCTAATGTCTCTGCTTCTTTTGAATCTCATATTCATGATATGTGTAAAGCCTATCATAAGAGAGGTGAATGGTTTTCTATAGAAGCACTAGATCATTTATTAAAACATCCTTTCTATTCCTCAGAAATAGAACTATTAAAATCTAAATAA